The following proteins come from a genomic window of Bradyrhizobium paxllaeri:
- the miaB gene encoding tRNA (N6-isopentenyl adenosine(37)-C2)-methylthiotransferase MiaB, translating into MKPPRKLHIKSYGCQMNVYDAQRMVDTLAPEGFVETDSAEDADLVILNTCHIREKASEKVYSELGRLRVAKDEAARNGREMRIAVAGCVAQAEGEEIIRRAPTVDVVVGPQSYHHLPQLLARAKSEGRALETEFPVEDKFGFLPQPKPDAIRARGISAFVTVQEGCDKFCTFCVVPYTRGAEVSRPVAKIVDDVKRLADNGVREITLIGQNVNAYHGEGPDGRTWPLGKLLHRLAEIEGIARLRYSTSHPRDVEETLIAAHRDLGALMPFVHLPVQSGSDRILAAMNRKHTADDYRRVIDRFRTARQDIAFSSDFIVGFPGETEGEFASTLALVMQIGYAAAYSFKYSPRPGTPAADMQETVSAAEMDERLVRLQELIDTQQSAFNRAMIGETVDVLFERAARNPGQIVGRTAYLQPAHVFASPDIIGQILPVNIESLERYSLLGELAGPSARPAPSTLSTMTNSSQQTRGA; encoded by the coding sequence ATGAAGCCGCCGCGCAAGCTGCATATCAAGTCCTATGGCTGCCAAATGAACGTCTACGATGCGCAACGCATGGTGGATACGCTGGCGCCTGAAGGCTTCGTCGAGACCGACAGCGCCGAGGATGCGGATCTGGTGATCCTCAACACCTGCCACATCAGGGAAAAGGCTTCCGAAAAGGTCTACTCCGAACTTGGGCGGCTGCGGGTCGCGAAGGACGAGGCGGCGCGGAACGGGCGCGAGATGCGCATCGCGGTCGCCGGCTGCGTCGCGCAGGCCGAGGGCGAGGAGATCATTCGCCGCGCGCCAACGGTTGACGTCGTGGTCGGGCCGCAAAGCTACCATCATTTGCCGCAGCTATTGGCACGCGCCAAAAGCGAAGGCCGGGCGCTGGAAACCGAATTTCCGGTCGAGGACAAGTTCGGCTTCCTGCCGCAGCCGAAGCCGGACGCCATCCGCGCGCGCGGCATCTCCGCTTTCGTCACCGTGCAGGAAGGCTGCGACAAGTTCTGCACCTTCTGCGTGGTGCCCTATACGCGCGGCGCAGAAGTCTCGCGCCCGGTCGCCAAAATCGTCGACGACGTGAAGCGGCTCGCCGACAACGGCGTGCGCGAGATCACCCTGATCGGCCAGAACGTCAACGCCTATCACGGCGAAGGCCCTGATGGGCGGACCTGGCCGCTCGGCAAGCTGTTGCACCGCCTCGCGGAAATCGAGGGCATCGCGCGGCTGCGCTATTCGACCAGCCATCCCCGCGACGTCGAGGAGACGCTAATTGCAGCGCATCGCGACCTGGGCGCGCTGATGCCGTTCGTCCACCTTCCGGTGCAGTCCGGCTCCGACAGGATTCTGGCCGCCATGAACCGCAAGCATACCGCCGATGATTATCGGCGTGTCATCGATCGTTTCCGTACCGCCCGCCAAGATATTGCGTTTTCATCGGATTTCATCGTCGGCTTCCCAGGCGAAACCGAGGGAGAATTTGCCTCGACCCTCGCGCTTGTCATGCAAATCGGATACGCTGCGGCTTATTCGTTCAAATATTCGCCGCGGCCCGGCACGCCGGCGGCGGACATGCAGGAGACGGTGTCAGCGGCTGAAATGGACGAGCGATTGGTGCGGCTCCAGGAATTGATCGACACCCAGCAATCGGCCTTCAACCGGGCCATGATTGGTGAAACCGTCGACGTGCTGTTCGAACGCGCGGCCCGCAATCCCGGCCAGATCGTCGGCCGCACTGCTTACCTTCAGCCTGCGCATGTCTTTGCCTCGCCCGACATCATCGGACAGATCCTGCCGGTGAACATCGAGAGCCTCGA
- a CDS encoding glycosyltransferase family 39 protein: MLKAALPLTLIVAVAALARSWQLSQNEFSRQYYAAGVRSQLESWHNFLFNSFDPAGFVSIDKPPVAIWLQVASTKLFGFSTLSILLAQVMAGLAAILFVYILVQKYWGRMAGAVAALSLALSPVNVAVDRSNNTESCLILVLLTAAWLGMRAAETGRLALLCAAMAAIGVGFNVKMGAALVLAPVLALAFSLARPRAPVTWHLGRQALAGVVLVIVALSWAVLFDLTPARDRPYAGSTRHNSMLELALVHNGAARFLAMAAPAGTPASPSPAALSETSPAGAAVRQPVMTDDSPVGPLRLFRPRAATQFAWLLPFALLGLAFAWSDAWSPGAVRSRRVGAAVWTGWLAMYWIVLSFAGGLIHTYYVAVLGPPLAVFSGIAAAGLWSRWQAGKLARLHLPLVIVATAAWQAYLCIAQSETIGSDWLSLTWLMSIGVAAICAAVLYTLPRQDIRPAKLFAVAAFGALLVSPTLTAASVVLRRPNIATPVANMTALLAPSDTDRLASRTARLGAARQKLTGYLAANREAAKFLVAVPNANVAAPLIIATGLPVMAMGGYLGDDPILTPSDIERLVSERQLRFVMLGGYTLAPAKQTAALEPIARWVRAHGRAVDPKLWRLSGASSSAPYRINLGNEWVEVPPPELFDLWGKAN; this comes from the coding sequence ATGTTGAAGGCCGCCTTGCCGCTCACGCTGATCGTGGCGGTGGCGGCGCTCGCGCGAAGCTGGCAGCTTTCGCAGAACGAATTCAGCAGGCAGTATTACGCCGCAGGCGTGCGCAGTCAGTTGGAGAGCTGGCACAATTTTCTGTTCAATTCGTTCGACCCTGCGGGTTTTGTTTCCATCGACAAGCCGCCGGTGGCGATCTGGCTGCAGGTCGCAAGCACGAAACTGTTCGGCTTTTCCACGTTGTCGATCCTGCTCGCCCAGGTGATGGCGGGGCTGGCCGCGATCCTCTTCGTTTACATTCTGGTGCAGAAATACTGGGGCAGGATGGCGGGAGCCGTGGCCGCGCTGTCGCTCGCGCTCAGCCCGGTCAATGTTGCGGTCGACCGTTCCAACAATACCGAGAGCTGTCTGATCCTGGTGCTGCTGACGGCGGCGTGGCTTGGCATGCGCGCCGCCGAAACCGGCCGGCTCGCGCTGCTGTGCGCCGCGATGGCGGCGATCGGCGTCGGCTTCAACGTCAAGATGGGCGCGGCGCTGGTGCTGGCGCCCGTGCTGGCCCTGGCGTTCAGCCTTGCGCGACCCCGCGCTCCCGTAACCTGGCATCTCGGGCGACAGGCACTCGCGGGCGTCGTCCTTGTCATCGTCGCACTGTCATGGGCCGTTCTCTTCGATCTCACGCCGGCGCGGGACCGGCCCTATGCGGGCAGCACCAGGCATAATTCGATGCTGGAGCTTGCTTTGGTGCATAATGGCGCGGCCCGCTTCCTTGCGATGGCTGCGCCCGCGGGCACTCCGGCAAGCCCCTCGCCCGCTGCCTTGAGTGAAACGTCACCTGCCGGCGCGGCAGTCCGGCAGCCCGTCATGACCGACGACTCGCCGGTCGGCCCTCTCCGCCTGTTTCGGCCGCGGGCCGCGACGCAGTTCGCCTGGCTGCTGCCGTTCGCGCTTCTCGGCCTCGCGTTCGCCTGGTCGGACGCGTGGAGCCCGGGCGCAGTGAGGTCACGCCGCGTCGGCGCCGCTGTCTGGACCGGCTGGCTCGCGATGTACTGGATCGTGCTCAGCTTCGCGGGCGGATTGATCCACACCTATTACGTCGCCGTGCTCGGTCCGCCGCTCGCGGTGTTTTCCGGCATCGCCGCAGCCGGGCTGTGGTCGCGATGGCAAGCGGGCAAGCTCGCGCGGCTGCACCTGCCGCTGGTCATCGTCGCCACGGCAGCCTGGCAGGCCTATCTCTGCATCGCGCAGTCCGAGACGATCGGATCCGACTGGCTCAGCCTGACATGGCTGATGTCGATTGGAGTCGCTGCGATTTGCGCTGCCGTCCTTTACACCCTTCCGCGACAGGACATCAGACCGGCAAAACTGTTCGCTGTCGCGGCCTTCGGCGCGCTACTCGTTTCACCGACCCTGACTGCCGCGAGCGTCGTTCTGAGGCGCCCGAACATCGCCACGCCGGTCGCCAACATGACCGCCCTGCTCGCGCCATCCGACACTGACCGCCTGGCATCACGGACAGCGCGGCTGGGCGCCGCCCGCCAGAAGCTCACGGGCTACCTGGCCGCCAATCGCGAGGCCGCAAAGTTTCTCGTCGCAGTGCCCAACGCCAATGTCGCCGCGCCGCTAATCATCGCAACCGGCCTGCCGGTCATGGCGATGGGCGGTTATCTCGGCGACGATCCGATCCTGACGCCTTCGGATATCGAACGGCTGGTGTCGGAGCGGCAGCTACGCTTCGTGATGCTGGGCGGATATACGCTGGCCCCGGCCAAACAGACGGCGGCGCTCGAACCGATTGCGCGGTGGGTACGCGCCCATGGTCGCGCTGTCGATCCGAAATTGTGGCGGCTGTCGGGGGCTTCGAGCAGCGCGCCCTACCGCATCAACCTCGGCAACGAATGGGTGGAAGTTCCGCCCCCCGAACTGTTCGATCTGTGGGGCAAGGCGAACTGA
- a CDS encoding HAD family hydrolase: MKQNFDLVIFDCDGVLVDSEVISCRAHAETLTRHGYPITSEQVLVRFLGVSDREARQTIEREIDRKLPDDFEQQVKAATLKFYEDDLQAIAHIGEAIGAIRLPKCVASSGTPEKIRHGLTCAGLYDQLAPHIFSATQVDRGKPAPDLFLFAAEQMKVQPSQCVVIEDSVPGVTGGRAAGMTVLGFHGGSHCQPGHAEMLLAAGAAVTFDDMRQLPDLIARVGRTGG; the protein is encoded by the coding sequence TTGAAGCAGAACTTCGATCTGGTCATCTTCGACTGCGACGGCGTGCTGGTCGACAGCGAAGTCATTTCGTGCCGCGCGCATGCGGAGACGCTGACGCGTCACGGCTATCCGATCACGTCCGAACAGGTGCTCGTTCGCTTTCTCGGCGTTTCTGACCGCGAGGCGCGCCAGACGATCGAGCGTGAGATCGACCGCAAACTGCCCGATGACTTCGAGCAACAGGTGAAGGCGGCGACGCTGAAATTTTACGAGGACGATCTGCAGGCGATCGCCCATATCGGCGAGGCGATTGGCGCGATACGACTGCCCAAATGCGTCGCTTCCAGCGGAACGCCGGAAAAGATTCGCCACGGCCTCACCTGCGCCGGCCTCTACGACCAACTCGCGCCGCATATTTTCTCCGCTACGCAGGTCGATCGCGGCAAGCCCGCGCCCGATCTGTTTCTATTTGCGGCCGAACAGATGAAGGTGCAACCGTCCCAGTGCGTCGTGATCGAGGACAGCGTTCCCGGCGTCACCGGCGGGCGCGCCGCCGGAATGACCGTGCTTGGTTTTCACGGCGGCAGCCATTGTCAGCCCGGCCATGCCGAGATGCTGCTCGCCGCTGGCGCCGCCGTGACGTTCGACGATATGCGTCAGTTGCCGGACCTGATTGCACGCGTCGGTCGAACGGGCGGCTAG
- a CDS encoding Fur family transcriptional regulator, translating into MTALKSPSAQKNTGIEARCAATGMRMTEQRRVIARVLADSVDHPDVEELYRRCVAVDDKISISTVYRTVKLFEDAGIIERHDFREGRARYEQMPDSHHDHLINLRDGKVIEFTSEEIEKLQAEIARKLGYKLVDHRLELYCVPLDEDKT; encoded by the coding sequence ATGACCGCATTGAAATCTCCGTCTGCGCAGAAAAATACCGGCATCGAGGCGCGCTGCGCCGCCACCGGCATGCGCATGACCGAACAGCGCCGGGTGATCGCACGCGTGCTGGCCGATTCGGTCGACCATCCCGATGTCGAGGAGCTCTACCGGCGCTGTGTCGCGGTCGACGACAAGATCTCGATTTCAACGGTGTATCGTACCGTCAAACTGTTCGAGGATGCCGGCATCATCGAGCGGCACGATTTCCGCGAGGGCCGCGCGCGCTACGAGCAGATGCCCGACAGCCACCATGACCATCTGATCAATCTGCGCGACGGCAAGGTGATCGAGTTCACCTCCGAGGAGATCGAGAAATTGCAGGCCGAGATCGCCAGGAAACTCGGCTACAAGCTGGTCGATCATCGGCTGGAGCTTTATTGCGTCCCGCTCGACGAAGACAAAACCTGA
- the rimI gene encoding ribosomal protein S18-alanine N-acetyltransferase, with protein MMAWLSDWWGGGAAVIEPAIQRDAARLAHLHGASFHRGWGEGEFEVMLTERNTLVHRLRLGRKIIGFAVSRMAADEAELLSIAIDANQRGRGLSRNLLLTHLGHLAGHGVRKVFLEVEENNQPARRLYEWAGFEVVGRRERYYQQPGGEQLNALLMRRDLS; from the coding sequence ATGATGGCATGGCTCTCCGATTGGTGGGGCGGCGGCGCGGCGGTGATCGAACCGGCTATCCAGCGCGACGCGGCGCGCCTGGCGCATCTGCATGGCGCATCGTTTCATCGCGGCTGGGGCGAAGGCGAATTCGAGGTGATGCTGACCGAGCGCAACACGCTCGTGCACCGCCTCAGGCTTGGGCGCAAGATCATCGGCTTTGCGGTATCGCGCATGGCCGCCGATGAGGCAGAGCTATTGTCGATTGCCATCGATGCGAACCAGCGCGGCCGCGGCCTGTCGCGCAACCTGTTGCTCACGCATCTCGGTCATCTCGCCGGCCATGGCGTACGCAAGGTGTTCCTCGAGGTCGAAGAAAACAATCAGCCGGCGCGGCGTCTGTATGAATGGGCCGGATTTGAGGTCGTCGGCCGCCGGGAACGCTATTATCAGCAGCCCGGTGGCGAACAATTGAATGCGCTTCTGATGCGACGCGACTTGTCGTAA
- the tsaB gene encoding tRNA (adenosine(37)-N6)-threonylcarbamoyltransferase complex dimerization subunit type 1 TsaB: MLILSIDTALDACAAAVLDTSSGGTIAQESQAMKRGHAEALMPLIARVMKASGVAFTALDRIAATTGPGSFTGLRVGLSAARGIALAAGKPVVGVTTLTAFAAPIVSGSSEHPVISAVDARHDHVYFQVLDGDGGSLIKPNVAPVAEALDAVRFGAPHLVGNAANILADRWPADAPPPFKVDQQAAPDIAWVAWLGAAVNPESSPARPYYLRAPDAKPPKDPLSGAAQPQSS, from the coding sequence ATGCTCATCCTCTCCATCGATACCGCGCTCGACGCTTGCGCCGCGGCCGTGCTTGACACCAGCTCGGGCGGAACCATCGCGCAGGAATCGCAGGCGATGAAGCGCGGCCACGCCGAAGCCTTGATGCCGCTGATCGCACGCGTGATGAAGGCGTCCGGCGTCGCCTTTACCGCGCTCGACCGCATCGCCGCAACGACGGGTCCCGGGAGTTTCACCGGATTGCGCGTCGGCCTTTCCGCCGCCCGCGGCATTGCGCTTGCCGCCGGCAAGCCGGTCGTCGGCGTAACGACGCTGACCGCGTTTGCCGCCCCGATCGTCAGCGGGAGCAGCGAACATCCCGTCATATCAGCCGTCGATGCGCGGCATGATCACGTCTATTTTCAGGTGCTCGACGGCGACGGCGGTTCGTTGATCAAGCCGAACGTCGCGCCGGTTGCAGAAGCGCTCGACGCCGTGCGCTTCGGCGCACCGCATCTGGTCGGCAACGCGGCGAATATTCTCGCCGACCGCTGGCCGGCCGATGCGCCACCGCCTTTCAAGGTGGACCAGCAGGCCGCGCCCGATATCGCCTGGGTGGCGTGGCTGGGCGCCGCGGTCAATCCCGAGAGCTCGCCGGCACGCCCCTATTATTTGCGCGCGCCCGACGCCAAGCCGCCGAAGGATCCGTTGTCCGGCGCAGCGCAGCCGCAGTCATCATGA
- a CDS encoding NifU family protein translates to MFIQTEATPNPATLKFIPGRTVLDSGTMEFSNRDAAARSPLAERLFGVPGVASVFYGYDFVTVTKTDGDWQHLKPAILGAIMEHYMSGAPLLADGTAGSDEAADEEGEFFNEADADTVATIKDLIETRVRPAVANDGGDITFRGFKDGVVYLNMKGACSGCPSSTATLQHGIQNLLKHFVPDVVEVRPM, encoded by the coding sequence ATGTTCATTCAGACTGAAGCCACGCCCAATCCCGCCACGTTGAAATTCATTCCGGGCCGCACCGTGCTCGATAGCGGCACGATGGAATTTTCCAATCGCGACGCCGCCGCCCGCTCCCCGCTGGCCGAACGACTGTTCGGCGTACCCGGCGTTGCAAGCGTGTTCTACGGCTATGATTTCGTCACCGTGACCAAGACGGATGGCGACTGGCAGCATCTCAAGCCCGCGATCCTCGGCGCCATCATGGAGCACTACATGTCCGGCGCGCCGCTGCTCGCGGACGGAACCGCCGGCAGCGACGAAGCGGCGGACGAGGAAGGCGAGTTCTTCAACGAGGCCGATGCCGACACCGTCGCTACCATCAAGGACCTGATCGAGACACGGGTGCGCCCAGCCGTGGCCAATGACGGCGGCGACATCACCTTCCGCGGCTTCAAGGACGGCGTCGTCTATCTCAACATGAAGGGCGCCTGCTCCGGCTGCCCGTCATCCACGGCGACGCTGCAGCACGGCATCCAGAATCTGTTGAAGCATTTCGTGCCTGACGTGGTCGAAGTCCGGCCGATGTAA
- a CDS encoding universal stress protein: protein MTTQRRSYETGHKPKCLVIVDDTAEWDRAVYYASRWAVRVGGGVVMLRIIAIEDQNQQWLGVADLMRAEAEDAANEALDRASGRANGIAAITPERVIREGDPITQILDVIDQDVDISMLVLAANPGPEGPGPLISMMAQVAGSFPIPVTIVPGDLTDAEIDGLS from the coding sequence ATGACCACCCAGCGACGAAGCTACGAAACGGGTCACAAGCCAAAATGCCTTGTCATCGTTGACGACACCGCGGAATGGGACCGTGCGGTGTATTACGCCAGCCGCTGGGCGGTGCGCGTCGGCGGCGGCGTGGTGATGCTCCGCATCATCGCCATCGAGGACCAGAACCAGCAATGGCTCGGCGTCGCCGACCTGATGCGCGCCGAGGCCGAGGACGCCGCCAATGAGGCGCTCGATCGCGCCTCCGGCCGCGCGAACGGCATTGCGGCCATCACGCCGGAACGGGTGATCCGCGAGGGCGACCCGATCACCCAGATCCTCGACGTGATCGACCAGGACGTCGATATTTCGATGCTGGTGCTGGCGGCCAATCCGGGTCCCGAAGGGCCGGGGCCCTTGATCAGCATGATGGCGCAGGTCGCCGGCTCGTTCCCGATTCCGGTGACCATCGTGCCCGGCGATCTCACCGATGCCGAGATCGACGGCCTGTCTTAA
- the trpS gene encoding tryptophan--tRNA ligase gives MAFVERVFSGVQPTGNLHLGNYLGAIVNFVKMQETHNCIYCVVDMHAITMGVDVWGGPAELARNTREVTAAFIAAGIDPKKHIVFNQSQVTGHAELTWIFNCVARIGWLNRMTQFKEKAGKDRENASVGLYDYPVLMAADILLYRATHVPVGEDQKQHLELSRDIAQKFNNDFGDSIRSHGFGDGLFFPQPEPLITGPATRVMSLRDGTKKMSKSDASDNSRINLTDDADLIAQKIRKAKTDPEPLPSEEKGLENRPEADNLVGIYAALANRSKSDVLREFGGGQFSSFKNALVELCVTKLAPIASEMKRLVADPGHVDSILVDGADRARVLADETMRAARDIVGFIRKG, from the coding sequence ATGGCTTTTGTTGAACGGGTTTTTTCGGGCGTCCAGCCGACCGGTAATCTGCATCTCGGCAATTACCTCGGCGCGATCGTCAATTTCGTGAAGATGCAGGAAACCCATAACTGCATCTATTGCGTCGTCGACATGCACGCGATCACGATGGGCGTCGACGTCTGGGGCGGCCCGGCCGAGCTCGCGCGCAACACCCGCGAGGTCACCGCGGCGTTCATCGCCGCCGGTATCGATCCCAAGAAGCACATCGTGTTCAACCAGAGCCAGGTCACCGGCCATGCCGAACTGACCTGGATCTTCAATTGCGTGGCGCGGATCGGCTGGCTCAACCGCATGACGCAGTTCAAGGAGAAGGCCGGCAAGGACCGCGAGAACGCCTCCGTTGGGCTGTACGATTATCCGGTGCTGATGGCGGCCGACATTCTCTTGTACCGCGCCACCCATGTGCCTGTCGGCGAGGACCAGAAGCAGCATCTGGAGCTGTCACGCGACATCGCGCAGAAGTTCAACAACGATTTCGGCGATTCGATTCGCAGCCACGGCTTCGGTGACGGGCTGTTCTTTCCGCAGCCCGAGCCGCTGATCACCGGCCCCGCGACGCGGGTGATGTCGCTTCGCGACGGCACCAAGAAGATGTCGAAGTCGGACGCGTCAGATAATTCGCGCATCAACCTGACCGACGACGCCGACCTGATCGCGCAAAAGATCCGTAAAGCCAAGACCGACCCGGAACCGTTGCCGTCGGAAGAAAAGGGACTGGAGAACCGGCCCGAGGCCGACAATCTCGTCGGCATCTATGCGGCGCTGGCAAACCGCAGCAAATCCGACGTGCTCCGCGAATTCGGCGGCGGGCAGTTCTCCAGCTTCAAGAACGCGCTGGTGGAACTTTGCGTCACAAAGCTCGCGCCGATCGCTTCCGAGATGAAGCGGCTGGTCGCCGACCCCGGCCATGTCGACAGCATCCTGGTCGACGGCGCCGACCGCGCGCGCGTCCTCGCCGATGAAACCATGCGGGCGGCCCGCGACATCGTCGGTTTCATCCGAAAGGGTTAG
- the murJ gene encoding murein biosynthesis integral membrane protein MurJ translates to MIRSFLTVSSGTLASRLLGFVRDSALAALLGAGAVADAFLAAFQLVNVVRRLLTEGGLNAALVPAWLRVRETDGAVAAAAFAGRVLGTVTAALIVATALLALVMPLVIKVLAPGFAGRETLQLATDNARLMLPYLAFAGPVTVMMALLNAQRRFALTAFSPLLFNIALIAVMAVLLVARPDAVQAAQIVAATVGIAGLLQLSVLTLRRGENIAAPLRISFDTEIRSFVRKAAPGMMASSAPQLLMVAGAIIASASPSAVSWLYFANRLVELPLGIVGVAMGTVLIPELTRAVRGDDHAAIAHAESRGLELAVGLALPATLGLIVLSEPIVRLLFERGAFTADDTQATARALMWLTLALPAHVLVKALSPAFFAREDTMTPLIAALLGVVLAVALAYLLGHWYGADGIAAAIALGAWSMAFRLIRRGAEIFGFSIDADAKRRLPRIALAALGMGALLWLAARALPALAESAHGLVQAVLLLAVISAGIAAYGLFLRLFGVIGWREAVNAVRQGKG, encoded by the coding sequence ATGATCCGCTCCTTTCTCACGGTATCCTCGGGAACGCTGGCCTCGCGGCTCCTCGGATTTGTGCGCGATTCGGCGCTCGCGGCGCTGCTCGGCGCAGGCGCGGTGGCGGATGCGTTCCTGGCGGCATTCCAACTGGTCAATGTGGTGCGGCGGCTGCTCACCGAAGGCGGGCTGAACGCGGCGCTGGTGCCGGCCTGGTTGCGGGTCCGCGAAACCGACGGCGCGGTCGCGGCCGCAGCGTTTGCGGGGCGCGTGCTCGGGACCGTCACGGCAGCGCTGATCGTCGCCACCGCGTTGCTCGCGCTGGTCATGCCGCTGGTGATCAAGGTGTTGGCGCCGGGATTTGCGGGACGCGAAACGCTGCAGCTCGCCACAGACAACGCACGGCTGATGCTGCCCTACCTCGCCTTTGCCGGTCCGGTGACGGTGATGATGGCGCTGCTGAACGCGCAACGACGATTTGCGCTGACGGCGTTCTCGCCGCTGTTGTTCAACATTGCGCTGATCGCAGTGATGGCCGTGCTGCTTGTCGCGCGACCGGATGCAGTACAGGCAGCGCAGATCGTGGCCGCGACCGTCGGCATCGCCGGCCTGTTGCAGCTGTCGGTACTGACATTGCGCCGTGGCGAGAACATCGCTGCACCCCTGCGGATTTCCTTCGACACCGAAATCCGCAGCTTCGTCCGCAAGGCCGCACCCGGCATGATGGCGTCGAGCGCGCCGCAATTGCTGATGGTGGCTGGCGCGATCATCGCCTCGGCCTCGCCCTCGGCGGTCTCGTGGCTCTATTTCGCCAACCGCCTGGTCGAGCTGCCGCTCGGCATTGTCGGCGTCGCCATGGGTACGGTGCTGATCCCGGAACTGACGCGCGCGGTGCGCGGCGATGACCATGCCGCGATCGCGCACGCGGAATCGCGCGGCCTCGAACTCGCGGTTGGCCTGGCGCTGCCGGCAACGCTGGGGCTGATCGTGCTGAGCGAACCGATCGTGCGGCTACTGTTCGAACGCGGTGCGTTCACCGCCGATGACACCCAGGCCACCGCCCGCGCGCTGATGTGGCTGACGCTGGCGCTGCCGGCGCATGTGCTGGTGAAGGCATTGTCGCCGGCCTTCTTTGCCCGCGAGGACACGATGACGCCGCTGATCGCCGCGCTGCTTGGCGTGGTGCTGGCGGTCGCGCTCGCGTATCTGCTGGGCCATTGGTACGGCGCGGACGGTATTGCGGCGGCGATTGCGCTCGGTGCGTGGAGCATGGCATTCCGCCTGATCCGCCGCGGCGCCGAGATATTTGGGTTTTCGATCGATGCCGACGCCAAGCGGCGGCTGCCGCGCATCGCGCTCGCCGCGCTCGGCATGGGCGCGCTGCTGTGGCTCGCGGCCCGGGCGCTGCCTGCCCTCGCCGAGAGCGCGCACGGCCTCGTGCAAGCCGTCCTGCTGCTGGCCGTGATCTCGGCAGGAATAGCGGCATACGGCCTGTTCTTGCGGCTTTTCGGCGTCATTGGCTGGCGCGAGGCGGTTAACGCCGTCAGGCAAGGCAAGGGTTAG
- a CDS encoding adenosine kinase — MTDAKYDVLGIGNAIFDVFAQTDEKFLADHGMAKGGMALIDEARAASIYRDMGPATEVSGGSGANTIVGVAGFGARAAFIGKVKADQIGGLYTHDIRAAGVAYETRAADAGPATGCSYILVTPDGERTMNTYLGAAQDLTPADIDEGQIAASRIVYLEGYLWDPQSAKEAFVKAATIAHGAGRQVALTLSDSFCVDRYRDEFLDLMRKGTVDLVFANEAELHSLYQTSDFDTALKQLRADTKLGVVTRSEKGCVVAAKDGVVAVPAHPIEKLVDTTGAGDLFAAGFLFGLVRDAGYENAGRLGALAAAEVIQHIGARPQVSLKELAQQKGLPV; from the coding sequence ATGACTGACGCAAAATACGACGTTCTCGGGATCGGCAATGCGATTTTCGATGTCTTCGCGCAAACCGACGAGAAATTCCTGGCCGACCACGGCATGGCCAAGGGCGGCATGGCGCTGATCGACGAGGCCCGCGCCGCGTCGATCTACCGCGACATGGGACCGGCCACGGAAGTCTCCGGCGGCTCCGGCGCCAATACCATCGTCGGCGTTGCCGGCTTCGGCGCCCGCGCGGCCTTTATCGGCAAGGTGAAGGCCGACCAGATAGGCGGCCTCTATACCCATGACATTCGTGCCGCTGGCGTCGCGTACGAGACCAGGGCAGCCGATGCCGGCCCCGCCACCGGCTGCTCCTACATCCTGGTGACGCCGGACGGCGAGCGCACCATGAACACCTATCTCGGCGCGGCGCAGGATCTGACCCCCGCCGATATCGACGAAGGCCAGATCGCGGCGTCCCGCATCGTCTATCTCGAAGGCTATCTCTGGGATCCCCAGAGCGCCAAGGAAGCCTTCGTCAAGGCCGCGACCATCGCACACGGTGCCGGCCGCCAGGTGGCGCTGACGCTGTCGGATTCGTTCTGCGTCGACCGCTACCGCGACGAGTTTCTCGACCTGATGCGCAAGGGCACCGTCGATCTCGTGTTCGCCAACGAGGCCGAACTGCATTCGCTGTACCAGACCTCGGATTTCGACACCGCGCTGAAGCAGTTGCGCGCGGATACGAAACTGGGCGTCGTCACCCGCAGCGAGAAGGGCTGCGTCGTGGCTGCGAAGGACGGCGTCGTCGCAGTGCCGGCGCATCCGATCGAGAAGCTGGTCGACACCACAGGCGCCGGCGATCTCTTCGCCGCCGGTTTTCTGTTCGGCCTCGTGCGCGATGCCGGTTACGAAAACGCCGGCCGTCTCGGCGCCCTCGCCGCCGCCGAAGTGATTCAGCATATCGGCGCAAGGCCGCAGGTGTCGCTGAAGGAGCTGGCGCAGCAGAAGGGGCTGCCGGTTTAG